A single genomic interval of Aedes aegypti strain LVP_AGWG chromosome 1, AaegL5.0 Primary Assembly, whole genome shotgun sequence harbors:
- the LOC110677055 gene encoding ras-interacting protein RIP3 isoform X2, with protein MRVVTATINFQDGTVNIDKMTPAQKNAYLEAHMAVQQQMMHAAQQMHQQHQHQQHQQQQQQQQQQQQLQQQQQQQQQTLLQQQQGSSRSAKKSKPNSHESQPAQYHQPQLQQQNLQQQQHSHQQSNNVITAASASGTISTTHYVNTIKVPQINTSTISNSTNISTAGGDSSTFTVPDDVGMGFEGGVRVLQSLGNWSPEIPPNIPRPNLIPFTEPYTEGGSMHPATRLKALQQVQQASSKKSTAKPKAPVTNNTGPPKPVFECTICGKGLARKDKLTIHMRIHTGEKPYICEVCDRAFARRDKLVIHMNKFKHITPTNIAPLGKRQNRVPTLVKKEDQKCEDNKPILIDHHALATQTLTTVVNSISAQQQQQGQPSGQMDQATGPPQQHTSIPSAIGMSIPQQHHHQLSWTCELCGRMFQTREEWTLHAKSHLEY; from the exons ATGCGAGTAGTAACAGcaacaataaattttcag GACGGCACTGTCAATATTGATAAAATGACCCCAGCCCAAAAGAACGCTTATCTTGAAGCACACATGGCGGTACAACAGCAAATGATGCACGCTGCGCAACAGATGCATCAACAGCACCAACACCAGCAACatcagcaacaacaacagcaacaacagcagcaacaacaactacagcaacaacaacaacagcagcagcaaacaCTACTCCAACAACAACAGGGATCGTCTCGTTCAGCTAAGAAATCCAAACCCAACAGTCACGAAAGTCAGCCGGCACAGTACCATCAGCCCCAACTACAGCAACAAAATctacaacagcagcagcacagTCATCAGCAATCGAATAATGTAATAACCGCTGCATCAGCTAGTGGCACTATCAGTACAACTCATTACGTGAATACTATCAAAGTACCACAGATCAACACTAGCACCATATCGAACTCTACTAATATCAGCACTGCTGGTGGCGATAGTAGTACGTTTACTGTGCCGGATGACGTGGGTATGGGTTTTGAAGGTGGAGTACGCGTTCTTCAAAGTTTGGGGAATTG GTCGCCGGAGAtacctccaaatattcctcggCCAAACTTGATTCCCTTTACAGAACCATACACTGAAGGTGGATCAATGCATCCTGCGACAAGGTTAAAAGCTTTGCAACAAGTTCAACAGGCATCGTCCAAAAAGAGTACTGCGAAGCCAAAGGCACCTGTCACTAACAACACGGGTCCTCCGAAGCCAGTTTTTGAATGCACAATATGCGGCAAAGGTCTAGCTCGGAAAGATAAGCTGACAATACATATGCGAATTCACACAGGGGAAAAACCGTACATCTGCGAGGTTTGTGATAGAGCCTTTGCGCGACGGGATAAGCTGGTGATACACATGAATAAGTTTAAGCACATCACACCTACTAATATCGCTCCTCTTGGAAAACGACAGAACCGTGTGCCTACGTTAG TTAAAAAAGAGGATCAGAAATGCGAAGACAATAAGCCAATACTGATCGACCACCATGCCTTAGCAACACAAACTTTGACCACGGTGGTCAACAGTATTTCAgctcaacagcagcagcagggTCAACCTTCGGGGCAGATGGACCAAGCGACTGGACCTCCACAGCAACATACAAGTATACCGTCTGCCATAGGGATGAGTATACCACAGCAACACCATCACCAGTTATCGTGGACTTGTGAATTATGCGGTCGAATGTTCCAAACGAGAGAAGAATGGACTCTGCATGCCAAGAGTCATCTGGAG TATTGA